Proteins co-encoded in one Spirosoma endbachense genomic window:
- a CDS encoding hydrogen peroxide-inducible genes activator: protein MTLSQLDYIVAVDTHRHFATAAESCHVTQPTLSMQIQKLEDELGILVFDRSKQPVVPTEAGQAVLAQAREVLRAARRIPEIVSESKNDFQGELRIGIIPTLAPYLLPYFIGEFIEKYPSVSVQIQELVTEQIIERLRNGLIDVGLVVTPLLENGITEIPLFKEPFVVYAADSHSLANADCVDSQDLHTDGLWLLTEGHCFRNQVMNLCGADRKANGTALRYETGSLETLIKLIDKQDGFTLLPYLATFDMDETRRARIRPFSAPQPVREVSLVMHRSFLKRKLINALKHEIMAHLPHELLDETTAGKVVDVLSKS, encoded by the coding sequence ATGACACTCTCACAACTTGATTATATTGTGGCTGTTGATACGCATCGACACTTTGCAACGGCCGCTGAAAGTTGCCACGTTACCCAGCCAACGTTAAGCATGCAAATCCAGAAACTGGAAGATGAACTCGGTATTCTGGTATTTGACCGATCGAAACAGCCAGTAGTGCCAACCGAGGCCGGGCAGGCTGTTTTGGCTCAGGCGCGGGAGGTATTGCGGGCCGCCCGACGAATACCCGAAATCGTGAGTGAATCGAAGAATGATTTTCAGGGCGAACTGCGAATCGGTATCATTCCTACACTGGCTCCCTATTTACTGCCTTATTTTATTGGCGAATTTATTGAGAAATACCCGTCAGTATCAGTTCAGATTCAGGAGCTGGTCACAGAACAGATTATCGAACGGCTCCGGAATGGCCTTATTGATGTGGGGCTGGTAGTAACACCTTTATTGGAAAATGGCATTACCGAAATTCCATTGTTCAAGGAGCCATTTGTGGTTTATGCTGCTGATTCGCACTCGCTTGCCAATGCCGACTGTGTTGATTCTCAGGATCTTCATACGGATGGGCTCTGGCTGTTGACGGAAGGCCATTGCTTCCGCAATCAGGTAATGAACCTTTGTGGAGCCGACCGGAAAGCAAACGGAACCGCCTTACGCTATGAAACGGGCTCCCTTGAGACACTCATCAAACTGATTGACAAGCAGGACGGGTTTACGCTGTTACCCTACCTGGCCACGTTCGATATGGATGAAACCCGTCGGGCACGTATTCGGCCGTTCAGTGCTCCTCAACCCGTACGCGAAGTAAGTTTAGTGATGCACCGTAGTTTCCTGAAGCGTAAACTTATAAATGCCTTGAAACATGAGATCATGGCCCATTTGCCGCATGAACTGTTAGACGAAACAACAGCAGGAAAGGTTGTTGACGTACTGAGCAAGTCGTAG
- a CDS encoding flavin-containing monooxygenase, producing MKADIDVAIIGAGFAGIAAAIRLKERGNTSFVLFERAGQVGGTWRDNIYPGCACDIPSPLYSLSFSPNPNWSRTYSTQPEILTYLNDVVGRYGLNSQIQYNTEINRTEFSSSTGLWTLTSKTGQSTTARVVIIAVGPLNRPSYPKLNGLDTFMGKTFHSSKWDATYDLTNKRVAVIGTGASAIQFIPKMAPQVKHLTVFQRTAPYVSARNDRAVSTVEQQIFRQFPIVQKAYRSMIYWLNEVQGFAFLGNKTFNKIGTKRALNHLKKSINDPVLRRKLTPDYTLGCKRVLISDDYYPALNRPNVELVTDGIATVKPNSIVDKSGHEHPVDAIIFGTGFVVGGVIGTMTITGRYGQNLFDDWLTKGAEAHYGITSSGYPNLLFMVGPNTGLGHNSIIHMIESQVNYVLDYLNLLDKAGEGAYLDVKPEAQQRYNDTIQQKLADTVWASGCQSYYLDSKGKNTTIWPALTATYRKATRQANPADYDVVFSKQSSPAVPC from the coding sequence ATGAAAGCAGACATTGACGTGGCGATAATCGGCGCAGGTTTTGCCGGAATTGCTGCGGCCATTCGGCTAAAAGAACGTGGTAACACATCCTTTGTACTTTTCGAACGGGCTGGTCAGGTAGGTGGAACCTGGCGCGACAACATCTATCCGGGTTGTGCCTGCGATATTCCTTCACCACTTTACTCATTATCGTTCTCACCAAACCCAAACTGGTCACGAACCTATTCAACCCAACCCGAAATCCTGACCTATCTCAACGATGTGGTTGGACGTTATGGGCTGAATTCCCAGATTCAGTATAACACGGAAATCAACCGCACCGAATTTTCATCCTCAACCGGCCTCTGGACACTTACCAGTAAGACGGGTCAATCAACTACAGCCCGTGTCGTTATCATCGCCGTTGGCCCCCTTAACCGACCCAGTTATCCAAAACTGAACGGATTGGATACGTTTATGGGCAAAACATTTCATTCGTCTAAATGGGATGCTACCTACGATCTCACCAACAAACGGGTTGCGGTAATTGGTACGGGCGCAAGCGCCATTCAGTTCATCCCAAAAATGGCTCCTCAGGTAAAGCACCTTACTGTTTTTCAGCGAACAGCACCTTACGTATCCGCACGAAATGACCGGGCAGTGTCAACGGTTGAGCAGCAAATTTTCCGGCAGTTTCCCATCGTGCAGAAAGCCTATCGCTCGATGATTTATTGGCTCAACGAGGTCCAGGGCTTCGCTTTTTTAGGCAATAAAACCTTTAATAAAATTGGCACGAAACGGGCGTTAAATCATCTCAAAAAATCGATAAACGATCCTGTACTCCGACGAAAGTTAACGCCTGACTATACATTAGGCTGTAAGCGTGTTCTGATCTCGGACGACTATTACCCAGCCCTTAATCGCCCGAATGTTGAGCTGGTGACGGATGGGATTGCAACGGTTAAACCAAATTCGATTGTCGATAAATCCGGCCATGAGCATCCTGTCGATGCAATTATTTTCGGGACTGGGTTTGTCGTCGGCGGTGTAATCGGCACGATGACGATTACAGGTCGTTATGGTCAGAATCTCTTCGATGACTGGTTAACGAAAGGAGCCGAAGCCCATTACGGAATCACTAGTTCAGGTTATCCAAACCTACTGTTTATGGTTGGTCCAAACACGGGCTTAGGCCATAATTCGATTATTCACATGATTGAGTCGCAGGTGAACTATGTGCTCGACTACCTGAACCTGCTCGACAAAGCTGGTGAGGGGGCTTATCTGGATGTTAAGCCAGAAGCTCAGCAACGCTACAATGACACGATCCAGCAGAAATTGGCGGACACTGTTTGGGCATCGGGGTGCCAGAGTTACTACCTCGACTCTAAAGGAAAAAACACGACGATCTGGCCAGCGTTGACCGCAACTTATCGGAAAGCCACCCGGCAGGCCAATCCGGCAGACTACGACGTTGTTTTCAGCAAGCAGTCTTCGCCGGCTGTACCTTGTTAA
- a CDS encoding NAD(P)/FAD-dependent oxidoreductase, producing the protein MPTNLPDQSLANPVGSPGMDAPGVESPVVIIGAGIAGLSCAVYLKQAGIKALVVEATDGVGGRVRTDVVDGFRLDRGFQILLTAYPEAQRLLNYDDLDLKPFRSGALIRHQSEWLTLLNPFQEPLSAFRTLASSVGTVGDKLRIVDLIRRTQAISISELFQQTPTTTLAFLKETGFSDQIIERFFRPFFGGVFLEDGLTTSSNFFEFCFRMFFTGDGAIPAQGIGAIPNQLATRLSPDQIKLNSPVARIDGNSVHLTNGNTLKAGVVVLAVDAAQAAALLNRPAPSEQSFNQTTCTYFATGSDLSGVSKQKLLVLNTDRSLVVHNLAILSDVSPEYAPAGQTLVSVSTQGIETVNATALTEQVRTELTGWFGDDVKSWKHLRTYHIPQALPSYPADRAGTDAIHELLKLGENLYQCGDQTTYPSLNATIQTGRLVAEMIRKQ; encoded by the coding sequence ATGCCTACGAATTTGCCTGATCAGTCATTAGCCAATCCGGTGGGCTCGCCCGGCATGGATGCGCCTGGCGTGGAATCGCCGGTTGTTATTATTGGAGCAGGAATCGCCGGTCTTAGCTGCGCCGTTTATCTCAAACAAGCGGGTATTAAAGCACTGGTAGTCGAAGCGACTGATGGCGTAGGCGGTCGTGTTCGAACGGATGTTGTTGATGGATTTCGGCTCGACAGAGGGTTTCAGATTTTATTAACTGCTTATCCGGAAGCCCAGCGTCTTCTCAACTACGATGACCTCGACCTGAAACCATTCCGGTCAGGTGCGCTCATTCGGCATCAGAGCGAATGGCTTACGCTGCTGAATCCGTTTCAGGAGCCGCTATCAGCCTTTCGAACACTCGCATCGTCCGTCGGAACAGTCGGCGATAAACTACGTATTGTCGACTTGATACGCCGGACTCAGGCGATTTCTATAAGTGAACTATTCCAGCAGACGCCGACGACTACGCTGGCTTTTTTGAAGGAAACGGGCTTTTCGGATCAAATCATTGAGCGATTTTTCCGGCCATTTTTTGGTGGTGTTTTTCTGGAAGATGGGCTCACCACATCAAGCAATTTTTTCGAGTTTTGCTTCCGTATGTTTTTTACGGGCGATGGGGCCATACCGGCACAAGGTATCGGTGCTATTCCGAACCAGTTGGCAACTCGTTTATCGCCAGACCAGATTAAGCTCAATAGCCCCGTGGCACGCATTGACGGCAATTCGGTTCATTTAACCAATGGCAATACCCTCAAAGCTGGTGTTGTTGTGCTGGCGGTTGATGCCGCTCAGGCTGCCGCCTTGCTGAATCGCCCTGCCCCTTCCGAACAATCGTTTAACCAGACAACCTGTACCTACTTCGCGACGGGCTCGGATCTTTCAGGCGTATCAAAACAGAAATTACTGGTATTAAATACTGATCGAAGCTTGGTGGTTCATAATCTGGCTATTCTGAGCGATGTGTCGCCGGAGTATGCACCGGCAGGACAAACGCTCGTTTCGGTCAGCACACAGGGTATCGAAACGGTAAATGCAACCGCGTTGACCGAACAGGTACGGACAGAACTGACGGGTTGGTTTGGTGACGATGTAAAATCCTGGAAGCATTTGCGAACCTATCATATTCCGCAGGCCTTGCCCAGCTACCCAGCTGATCGGGCTGGTACAGACGCGATTCACGAGTTACTGAAATTGGGCGAGAACCTCTATCAATGCGGTGATCAAACTACGTATCCATCCCTGAATGCGACCATACAAACAGGCCGTCTTGTGGCAGAAATGATCCGAAAACAGTAA
- a CDS encoding anthranilate synthase component II, whose product MNLLVVDNFDSFTYTLVDYLHQAGANCHVMRNNESMSRLTKRSVEGIVLSPGPGIPRQAGRLMEVIEHYYQQVPMLGVCLGHQAIGEFFGATLAPASRPMHGKVSRIRVQADDQLFRNLPRQFDVTRYHSLLLLDLPDTLVSTAVTEEQEVMAMRHRTLPVWGVQFHPEAALTEFGVPILSNWINFLKFSTVQQEKSAMFGLLH is encoded by the coding sequence ATGAATCTGTTAGTAGTCGATAATTTCGATTCGTTTACGTACACCCTGGTAGACTATCTGCATCAGGCAGGAGCCAACTGTCATGTTATGCGTAACAACGAATCGATGAGTAGGCTTACGAAGCGGTCGGTAGAGGGTATTGTGCTGTCGCCTGGTCCGGGAATACCCCGGCAAGCGGGTCGACTGATGGAGGTGATTGAACACTATTACCAGCAGGTGCCTATGTTGGGGGTTTGCCTTGGGCATCAGGCTATCGGTGAATTTTTCGGAGCTACCCTGGCCCCGGCTTCCCGACCCATGCATGGTAAAGTTTCACGCATTCGGGTGCAGGCTGATGATCAGTTGTTTCGGAATTTACCCCGGCAATTTGATGTGACCCGCTATCACTCACTGCTCCTCCTCGATTTGCCTGATACGCTCGTTAGTACGGCTGTAACGGAGGAACAGGAAGTAATGGCAATGCGGCATCGGACGTTGCCAGTATGGGGAGTTCAGTTCCATCCGGAAGCGGCTTTAACAGAATTTGGAGTGCCAATTTTGTCAAATTGGATTAATTTTTTAAAATTTAGTACGGTACAGCAGGAAAAGTCGGCCATGTTCGGGTTACTGCATTAA
- a CDS encoding alpha/beta fold hydrolase — protein sequence MNYQIREEAGFRYVDEGQGDVLLLLHGLFGALSNWDGVIQGFADRYRVVIPLMPIYEMPMREASLEGLVAFIEKFLAHKQLTDLTLLGNSLGGHLALLYSFKHPDQVQRLVLTGSSGLFENGMGGSFPKRGSYDYISERVAYTFYDPKVASKDLVDEVFEITSSIPKCMSIVGIAKSAQRNNVAKDLYKINVPTLLVWGLNDTITPAEVGYEFNRLIANSELHFIDKCCHAPMMEHPDRFNELLNNWLERHPVVDEQMLVGNREQTVGSFQ from the coding sequence ATGAACTATCAGATTCGGGAGGAAGCGGGCTTCCGCTACGTAGACGAAGGCCAGGGTGATGTATTGTTGTTATTACACGGCCTATTTGGTGCTCTAAGTAACTGGGATGGCGTCATTCAGGGTTTTGCCGACCGATACAGGGTGGTTATTCCGCTGATGCCGATCTATGAAATGCCCATGCGCGAAGCCAGCCTCGAAGGCCTGGTGGCATTTATTGAGAAATTTTTGGCCCATAAACAGTTGACCGACCTGACCCTGCTCGGTAATTCGCTGGGAGGTCACCTTGCATTGCTGTACAGTTTCAAGCATCCCGATCAGGTGCAAAGGTTAGTTCTTACCGGAAGTTCGGGTTTGTTTGAGAATGGCATGGGCGGGTCGTTTCCTAAACGTGGTAGCTACGACTATATTTCTGAGCGCGTGGCCTACACGTTCTACGATCCAAAAGTGGCGTCGAAAGATCTGGTCGATGAAGTATTCGAGATCACGAGCAGTATTCCTAAATGCATGAGCATTGTTGGAATTGCCAAGTCGGCACAGCGGAATAATGTGGCTAAAGATTTATACAAAATCAACGTGCCAACGTTGCTGGTCTGGGGGCTGAACGATACGATAACACCGGCTGAAGTTGGTTATGAATTTAACCGGTTGATTGCCAATTCTGAACTGCATTTTATTGACAAGTGCTGTCATGCCCCTATGATGGAGCATCCCGACCGGTTCAATGAACTGCTGAACAATTGGCTCGAAAGGCATCCGGTTGTTGATGAACAAATGCTGGTTGGCAATCGGGAGCAGACAGTGGGTAGTTTTCAATAA
- a CDS encoding CBS domain-containing protein, which yields MLAAELIDPMLPALKPTDSVGQALDWMQEHRIGQLVLIDQGDYRGVVSEELLMDIPDGDQPLSNVMRLFEQIYVYEDQHLFEIMGLILQNRMDVVAVLNEGREFSGTISANELLKQFAQELGVQEAGAILILSLNERDYSMAEISRLVESNNVKIISSYFSSAAYGMPDRSRLTLKLNRRDITPVISTLERFGYQIEAAFANAPVESIDQERLDSLLRYLNT from the coding sequence ATGCTGGCTGCCGAACTCATAGACCCGATGCTTCCAGCCCTGAAACCGACCGATTCTGTCGGGCAGGCGCTGGATTGGATGCAGGAGCACCGTATCGGGCAACTCGTACTGATCGACCAGGGTGATTACCGGGGCGTGGTTAGTGAAGAGTTATTAATGGATATTCCCGATGGCGATCAGCCATTAAGCAATGTCATGCGCCTGTTTGAGCAGATATACGTTTATGAAGATCAGCATCTGTTTGAGATTATGGGGCTAATCCTTCAAAATCGAATGGATGTGGTGGCCGTTTTGAACGAAGGCCGTGAATTTTCGGGGACGATCTCTGCCAATGAATTGCTGAAACAGTTTGCACAGGAACTTGGTGTTCAGGAGGCAGGTGCCATCCTTATTCTGAGCCTCAATGAGCGTGATTACTCGATGGCTGAAATTAGTCGGTTGGTAGAGTCGAACAATGTTAAAATCATAAGCAGCTATTTTTCAAGTGCAGCGTATGGTATGCCCGACCGTTCCCGACTGACCCTCAAATTAAACCGCCGGGATATCACACCGGTTATATCAACGCTCGAACGATTTGGCTATCAAATCGAAGCGGCTTTTGCCAATGCACCCGTTGAAAGCATTGATCAGGAGCGGCTCGATTCGCTGCTACGCTATCTCAATACATAG
- a CDS encoding NAD kinase, translated as MKIAIHGRNFPEKARPYIQSMFDELAKRQVEVVLSQVYREFLDGAAVSHNSEAVYQTDEGIADVDFIFSLGGDGTLLDAVTHVGPHQIPIVGINIGRLGFLATVAPSSIRLMIDALFNEQYSIDERALVGVRSNPDIFGGLPFGLNDFTITRTQTSSMITVHTYLDGEFLNSYWADGLIVSTPSGSTGYSLSCGGPVLLPQTNNFIITPISPHNLNVRPMIVMDSCQLAFEVESRSGNFLAALDSRSFTVEVSARISVQKEAFKARLVKLSDDNFLNTLRSKLNWGWDIRN; from the coding sequence ATGAAAATCGCCATTCACGGACGCAACTTTCCCGAAAAAGCCCGGCCGTATATTCAGTCCATGTTTGACGAACTGGCTAAACGCCAGGTCGAAGTTGTTCTCTCCCAGGTTTACCGCGAATTCTTAGACGGCGCAGCTGTGTCTCACAATAGTGAAGCCGTTTATCAGACCGACGAGGGCATTGCCGATGTCGACTTTATTTTCAGTTTAGGGGGCGACGGAACGCTTCTGGACGCTGTTACGCATGTGGGGCCTCATCAGATACCAATTGTTGGCATTAACATAGGGCGATTGGGCTTTCTGGCTACCGTGGCTCCGTCCTCGATTCGACTAATGATCGATGCGTTGTTTAATGAACAGTATAGTATCGATGAGCGCGCTCTAGTAGGTGTCCGCTCAAATCCCGATATTTTTGGCGGATTGCCGTTCGGCCTGAATGATTTCACGATTACACGTACACAAACATCGTCCATGATCACAGTTCATACGTATCTGGATGGTGAATTTTTAAATTCCTATTGGGCTGATGGTTTGATCGTGTCAACGCCTTCGGGTTCAACGGGCTATTCGCTTAGCTGTGGAGGTCCTGTACTTCTTCCCCAAACTAACAATTTCATCATTACGCCCATTAGCCCGCACAACCTCAACGTTCGGCCTATGATTGTGATGGACAGCTGCCAGCTGGCATTTGAAGTAGAAAGCCGAAGTGGAAACTTTCTGGCGGCTCTGGATTCCCGCTCATTTACGGTTGAGGTGTCGGCCCGTATCAGCGTACAGAAGGAAGCGTTCAAAGCTCGTCTCGTTAAACTTAGCGACGATAATTTTCTGAATACACTTCGCAGCAAATTGAACTGGGGCTGGGATATCAGAAATTAG
- a CDS encoding DUF6089 family protein → MKRYHYLTAGALASLFLLGNSSDSQAQRRPNTQFAPYSSVSFGVGSSHYYGDLAGYRQFIKATYIMPRWNVGLGYTRQFTPHFAARAAFTWARIAGDDYTFNKGNINKSTESLVQYTRNLHFRNDLKEFAITGIYNFVADGRNSNVRAKFTPYIFGGIALLAHSPEARTPAGTDAGEYEPQKWVKLQPLHTEGQGQPGYDKPYSLVTAAIPVGFGLRYRLNENFNLGFEIGYRYTFTDYLDDVGGPYADPAVLTGVASKMADRRQQQFDSRYKNPPDRYAVLKDLFNAGGQSQADVLSALQTPVRGAPGSILGFLKDGYILTSFQIHYIIPGKIKCPPIK, encoded by the coding sequence ATGAAGCGATATCATTATCTGACAGCGGGTGCTCTGGCAAGTCTATTTTTACTTGGCAACTCGTCAGACAGTCAGGCCCAGCGTCGGCCTAACACCCAATTTGCACCTTATTCGTCGGTTAGTTTTGGTGTAGGTTCTTCCCATTACTACGGCGATTTGGCTGGCTATCGGCAATTTATCAAGGCAACCTACATCATGCCTCGCTGGAATGTAGGACTTGGCTACACGCGTCAGTTTACGCCCCATTTTGCTGCGCGGGCTGCATTTACATGGGCACGGATTGCTGGTGATGATTATACATTCAATAAGGGGAACATCAACAAGAGCACTGAAAGCCTGGTTCAGTATACCCGGAACCTGCATTTTCGTAACGATCTAAAGGAGTTTGCCATCACCGGAATCTATAACTTCGTAGCAGACGGGCGCAACTCGAACGTTCGGGCTAAATTTACCCCGTATATTTTTGGTGGAATTGCCCTGCTGGCACATAGTCCCGAAGCACGAACACCAGCCGGAACCGATGCCGGTGAATATGAACCGCAGAAGTGGGTTAAATTACAGCCCCTGCACACGGAAGGCCAGGGCCAGCCTGGTTATGATAAGCCTTATTCGCTCGTTACGGCAGCAATTCCTGTCGGTTTTGGGTTACGCTACCGCTTAAACGAAAACTTTAACCTTGGCTTTGAAATAGGGTATCGGTACACCTTTACCGACTACCTTGATGATGTAGGCGGTCCTTATGCTGATCCCGCTGTTTTAACGGGGGTTGCATCTAAAATGGCCGATCGCCGACAACAGCAATTTGATTCTCGCTATAAAAATCCGCCTGATCGGTATGCTGTACTGAAAGACCTCTTTAACGCTGGCGGACAAAGCCAGGCCGATGTGTTATCGGCCTTGCAAACGCCGGTTCGCGGAGCGCCTGGTAGTATCCTTGGTTTTTTGAAGGATGGATATATATTAACGAGTTTCCAGATTCACTACATCATTCCGGGCAAGATTAAATGCCCGCCCATTAAGTAG
- the porG gene encoding type IX secretion system protein PorG — protein MSKRQIHIARLVVAGLFISYSVQAQKIEVGGGLGGMLYKGDVSPHLNPRFYRPAASLFFRYNVSRSFSMRAGVAIGSFQAEDHYSKDPYQQARNYSFRSTSSEATIDLEYNFLNYKPLPKAKNWTPYVFGGLGLYSYTNPVVKARALLNFPLGIGVKYEIKRPWSVGLEFGTRFTNNDYLDGLGERTYGVTTSKLAQGNPALNDSYTYTAITVSYTFYKIVCP, from the coding sequence GTGAGCAAACGACAAATTCATATAGCCCGGCTGGTTGTAGCCGGGCTTTTTATCAGTTACAGCGTTCAGGCCCAGAAAATTGAGGTTGGTGGTGGCCTGGGTGGTATGCTCTATAAGGGCGATGTATCACCGCACCTGAATCCGCGCTTTTATCGTCCGGCTGCGAGTCTGTTTTTTCGGTATAACGTATCCCGATCGTTTTCAATGCGGGCAGGAGTAGCGATCGGCAGTTTCCAGGCCGAAGATCATTACAGCAAAGACCCGTATCAGCAGGCCCGTAACTATTCGTTCAGGAGTACAAGCAGCGAAGCAACCATTGATCTGGAATATAATTTCCTGAATTATAAGCCGTTGCCCAAAGCTAAAAACTGGACACCTTATGTTTTTGGTGGGCTGGGGCTCTATAGCTATACGAACCCGGTTGTTAAAGCCCGCGCGCTTTTAAATTTCCCGCTTGGTATTGGTGTCAAGTATGAAATCAAACGTCCCTGGAGCGTTGGACTTGAGTTCGGGACGCGATTTACAAACAACGATTACCTCGATGGCTTAGGCGAACGAACCTATGGGGTGACAACCAGTAAACTAGCTCAGGGTAATCCTGCTCTAAATGATAGTTATACCTACACCGCCATTACAGTTAGCTATACATTCTATAAAATTGTTTGCCCTTAA
- a CDS encoding phytanoyl-CoA dioxygenase family protein has protein sequence METQQTMAPTAAPATMIADNAHKDIPGNPSTATSSKIKLNDRSGAGKSLRVLSEADWQFWIENGYIIIRQAVPKENAERLAKLLWEFEEKDPNNPETWYAPARAEMKMKELTNSGMVELYNHQYEWDNRQYPRVYDAFVDIWGTEKLWVTIDRANLNFPVRPGHEFKGFIHWDYDPETRPQNVQGVLALADQTDENMGGFQCIPELYRTYDTWKQTQPTDRDRFKPDTTGFALVKVKMEAGDLLIFNSTQPHGIRPNLSTDKVRIAQYISMMPAQEDNEALRQWRINSWRNRQAPEGYAFPGDPRNWEKDRYQTAELTELGQKLLGLRNW, from the coding sequence ATGGAAACCCAACAGACAATGGCCCCAACGGCAGCGCCTGCCACCATGATTGCCGATAATGCCCATAAAGACATTCCCGGCAATCCATCGACAGCCACAAGCAGTAAAATTAAACTGAACGACCGCTCCGGTGCCGGTAAATCCCTGCGCGTTCTGTCTGAAGCCGACTGGCAGTTCTGGATCGAAAATGGTTATATCATCATCAGGCAGGCGGTACCCAAAGAAAACGCAGAACGACTGGCTAAACTCTTATGGGAATTTGAAGAGAAAGATCCCAATAACCCGGAAACGTGGTATGCGCCCGCACGCGCCGAAATGAAAATGAAAGAGCTGACCAATAGCGGTATGGTTGAGCTTTATAATCATCAATATGAATGGGATAATCGCCAGTACCCGCGAGTTTATGACGCCTTCGTCGATATCTGGGGCACGGAAAAATTATGGGTAACAATTGATCGGGCCAACCTGAACTTCCCAGTCCGGCCAGGTCACGAGTTTAAAGGGTTTATCCACTGGGATTACGATCCGGAAACCCGGCCACAAAATGTGCAGGGCGTATTGGCGCTGGCCGATCAGACCGATGAGAATATGGGGGGATTCCAGTGCATTCCGGAGCTCTATCGAACCTACGATACCTGGAAACAAACGCAACCCACCGACCGCGATCGTTTTAAACCGGACACTACAGGTTTCGCACTGGTCAAAGTTAAAATGGAAGCTGGCGATCTATTGATTTTTAACAGTACGCAACCTCATGGTATCCGCCCGAATTTATCAACGGATAAAGTTCGCATAGCCCAGTATATTTCGATGATGCCTGCCCAGGAAGACAATGAAGCACTACGTCAATGGCGCATTAATTCCTGGCGCAACCGCCAGGCTCCAGAAGGTTACGCATTCCCCGGAGACCCGCGCAATTGGGAAAAGGATCGCTACCAAACTGCCGAATTAACCGAACTGGGACAAAAATTATTGGGACTAAGAAACTGGTGA
- a CDS encoding AraC family transcriptional regulator, whose amino-acid sequence MKVKLEEINPDTNSSFHILLTPHLSDVFLWHYHPEYEIVYITGASGNRHVGDHISRYEGSDLVFIGPNIPHLNFDYGVKTDHRKVVVQMKEDFLGEQFLEIPEFSDIARLFKLARNGVSFYGETKRIVGEQLEKLANLSHFERLMTLINLIQRLATSNEMTLLNEKPVENQYNLKEQQRLRRVHQYIDENFQRKIDIEEMAALVNLTEAAFCRYFKKMTRLTFTQFLNQYRVNQAQKLLLLDHNVTEACFASGFESVSYFNKTFKKVTGENPMRFKKRHLTH is encoded by the coding sequence ATGAAAGTTAAGCTCGAAGAAATCAATCCTGATACAAACAGTTCATTTCATATCCTGCTGACTCCCCATCTGAGTGATGTTTTCTTATGGCATTATCATCCGGAGTATGAAATCGTGTACATCACGGGAGCCAGCGGTAATCGGCACGTGGGCGATCATATTTCCCGGTATGAGGGCAGCGATCTGGTGTTTATTGGCCCCAACATTCCGCACCTGAATTTTGATTATGGTGTTAAAACGGATCATCGAAAGGTAGTTGTGCAGATGAAGGAGGATTTTCTGGGCGAGCAGTTTCTTGAAATCCCTGAGTTTTCGGACATTGCCCGACTGTTTAAACTGGCTCGAAACGGCGTTTCATTCTATGGCGAAACGAAACGTATCGTGGGTGAGCAACTGGAGAAATTAGCCAATCTATCGCATTTTGAGCGTTTAATGACGCTAATAAACTTAATTCAACGCCTGGCCACCAGCAATGAAATGACATTACTGAATGAAAAGCCGGTCGAAAACCAATACAATCTTAAAGAGCAACAGCGGCTCAGGCGCGTTCACCAGTACATCGACGAGAATTTTCAGCGCAAGATTGATATTGAGGAGATGGCCGCACTCGTGAATCTGACGGAAGCCGCTTTTTGTCGCTACTTCAAAAAAATGACCCGATTAACGTTCACTCAGTTTCTGAATCAATATCGTGTCAATCAGGCCCAAAAATTGCTATTACTTGATCATAATGTGACAGAAGCCTGTTTCGCCAGCGGTTTCGAGAGCGTATCGTACTTTAATAAAACGTTTAAAAAGGTGACCGGCGAAAACCCAATGCGGTTTAAAAAAAGGCACTTGACTCACTAG